The genomic region GAGCGGGGCGTCGTCCACGGACAAGGTGGACGGCACCAGCCTCACCCTGCAGAGCTTCTACGTGGTCGCGATGGCGTCCTTCGGCGCGCTGACCGCCGTACTGATGGGCAACAGCGAACGCATCGCCAAGGAGCGCGAGAAGGGCTGGGTCCGTCAGCTGCGGCTCACCTCGCTGCCCGGCCGCGGCTACGTCCTGGCGAAGATCGCCAGCGCGGCCGTGGTCACCCTGCCGTGCATCGTCGTCGTCTTCGTCGTGGCCGCCGCGTTCAAACACGTACGGTTCGACGCCTGGCAGTGGCTGGCGCTGACCGGGGTCATCTGGGCCGGGAGCCTGGTCTTCGCCGCGCTCGGGGTCGCCATCGGCTACCTCGCCAGCGGGGACGCGGTCCGGCCGATCACGATGATCATCTACTTCGGCCTCTCCATCCTCGGCGGCCTCTGGCTGCCCACCACGTCCTTCCCGCAGTGGCTCCAGAACATCGCCGAGTGGCTTCCCACCCACGCGTACGCCGCACTCGGCCAGTCCATCGAACTGGGCAGCGCCCCGCACGCCAAGGACGTGGGCATCCTCTTCGTCTACTTCCTGGTCTTCGCGGGCGGCGCGGCCTGGCTGTACCGGAAGGACACCCTGAAGGCGTGAACGAGGAACGAGTCGTCGGCATCGGGAGGGTCCCGGAGAACGCGCGGCTGGCCGCCAAGAAGATGATCTGGATCGGCATCTGGCTGGCCTTCATGAGCCCGCCCCTGAACAAGCTCCTCGACGGCGGCTACTCCACCGTCGGGGAGGTGTTCGGCTGGACGGGACTCGTGGTCTTCGTCCTCGCGTACCTGGTGCTGGTCTTCCGGCACACCGCGCGGCGGCTCACCACGCCCGTGGTCCGCGGCACGCTGGTCTTCCTCGGGGCGCTCGCCGTGGCGCTCTCGCTGACGCTCGGTCCGACCTGGCTCGTGCTCTTCGTGTACGTGGCGGTGAGCTGCGGGGCGGTCCTGCCGGCCCGGCAGGCCGGCTGGTCGATCATCGGATCCACCGCCGTGATGTGCCTCCTCGCCCTCCGCGGCGACCAGCCCGTGGAGGCGGTCGGCGGACTCCTCGTCCCGGCGCTGCTCGGCGGGTTCGCGATGACCGGGGTGGGGCAGCTGATCCGTACGACGGTCCAGTTGAAGGAGGCCCGCGCCACGGTCGCCCAGCTCGCCGCCAACGAGGAACGGCTGCGGATGTCCCGCGACCTGCACGACCTCCTCGGCCACTCCCTGTCGCTGATCGCCCTCAAGTCCGAACTGGCGGGCCGGATGCTCCCCGACCAGCCCGGCCGGGCAGCCGCCCAGATCGAGGACATCCAGCAGGTCAGCAGGCAGGCCCTGAAGGACGTACGGGAAGCGGTCACCGGCTACCGGCGGCCCACCCTGCCCGGCGAACTGGCCGGGGCGCGCACGGCGCTGGCCGCCGCGGGCGTGGTGGCGGACGTACCGGCCGACTGCCCGACCGACGGGCTGGACGAGGACCAGGAGGCCGCTCTGGCCTGGGCGTTGCGCGAAGGGGTCACCAACGTCGTACGCCACAGCGGCGCCCGGAACTGCACCGTCACGGTCCAGGTCCGGCAGAACCTCGACGGGCGTCACTACGAACTCACCGTGCGGGACGACGGCGACAACTCCGGTGGGAGCGCCGCCCCGAAGGGCAACGGCCTGACCGGGATGACCGAGCGGCTCGAAATGGTCGGCGGCACCCTCGACACACGATCCGGGAAGGGCTTCACCCTCACCGCCCGGGTCCCCCTAGGATCCGGTACATGATCAGGCTCTTGCTCGCCGAGGACCAGTCGATGGTCCGGGAGGCCCTTGCCGCGCTGCTCGGCCTGGAGCCGGACTTCGAAGTCGTCGCCCAAGTGGCCCGTGGCGACGAGGTACTGGCCGCCGCCCGGACGCACACGGTCGATGTCGCCCTGCTCGACATCGAGATGCCGGGCATGACCGGCATCGACGCGGCGGCCGAGCTGCAGCGCGAACTGCCCGCACTCAAGGTCGTCGTCCTCACCACCTTCGGCCGCCCCGGCTATCTGCGCCGCGCCATGGAGTCGGGCGCCCACGCCTTCCTGGTCAAGGACGCCCCCGCCGCCCAACTGGCCGCCGCGGTACGGAAGGTGCTCGCCGGTGAACGGGTCATCGACCCGACGCTGGCCGCCGCGGCCCTCTCCGACGGAGCGAACCCGCTGACGGAGCGCGAACGCGCGGTGCTGCGCGCGGCGGCCGACGGCTCGACCAACGCGGAACTGGCCGCGGCGCTGCACCTGTCGCAGGGCACCGTCCGCAACTACCTCTCGACGGCGATCCAGAAGCTGACGGCCCGCAACCGGGCCGAGGCGGTGCGGATCGCCCGCGAGAAGGGCTGGCTGTAGGCGCTGTTCCGGACGCGGCCGGTCCGGGCGGCCCGGCGCGGTCCCGGTCAGGGATGCATCCGCGCACCCTTGAGGACCTTGTCCACCGCGTTCCGCGGCCCGTACACGGCCAGCCCCACCAGGTCCAGCTCGTCGCGCGGTACCGCCGCCACCGCCGCGCGGTTGTCGCGGTCGTTGCCCGTGCCGAACAGGTCGCGGGTGAAGACCGCCCTCGGCAGCGCGCGGGACAGCACCCGCGTGTGCGCGGCCGTCAGGTTCTCCTTCGTGCCCTCGAAGACCAGGACCGGCTGCCGGAACATCGGCAGATAGCCGGTGCCGTCGGCGTCCGCGTACGGTTCGCCGATCACCTCGGGGGCCGCCGGGCCGAGCCCGCTGACCAGGAAGGCCGTCACGTTCAGCCGCTGCCAGGTCTCCAGGTCCTCGCGCAGCAGGACGGCGATCTTGGTGTCGAAGCGGACGGGCGGG from Streptomyces sp. NBC_01267 harbors:
- a CDS encoding ABC transporter permease, which gives rise to MSTLIRLEITRTLRNKKFMFFSILYPSMLYLIIASGASSTDKVDGTSLTLQSFYVVAMASFGALTAVLMGNSERIAKEREKGWVRQLRLTSLPGRGYVLAKIASAAVVTLPCIVVVFVVAAAFKHVRFDAWQWLALTGVIWAGSLVFAALGVAIGYLASGDAVRPITMIIYFGLSILGGLWLPTTSFPQWLQNIAEWLPTHAYAALGQSIELGSAPHAKDVGILFVYFLVFAGGAAWLYRKDTLKA
- a CDS encoding sensor histidine kinase is translated as MIWIGIWLAFMSPPLNKLLDGGYSTVGEVFGWTGLVVFVLAYLVLVFRHTARRLTTPVVRGTLVFLGALAVALSLTLGPTWLVLFVYVAVSCGAVLPARQAGWSIIGSTAVMCLLALRGDQPVEAVGGLLVPALLGGFAMTGVGQLIRTTVQLKEARATVAQLAANEERLRMSRDLHDLLGHSLSLIALKSELAGRMLPDQPGRAAAQIEDIQQVSRQALKDVREAVTGYRRPTLPGELAGARTALAAAGVVADVPADCPTDGLDEDQEAALAWALREGVTNVVRHSGARNCTVTVQVRQNLDGRHYELTVRDDGDNSGGSAAPKGNGLTGMTERLEMVGGTLDTRSGKGFTLTARVPLGSGT
- a CDS encoding response regulator transcription factor yields the protein MIRLLLAEDQSMVREALAALLGLEPDFEVVAQVARGDEVLAAARTHTVDVALLDIEMPGMTGIDAAAELQRELPALKVVVLTTFGRPGYLRRAMESGAHAFLVKDAPAAQLAAAVRKVLAGERVIDPTLAAAALSDGANPLTERERAVLRAAADGSTNAELAAALHLSQGTVRNYLSTAIQKLTARNRAEAVRIAREKGWL
- a CDS encoding DUF2000 domain-containing protein, with the protein product MRTENLTADVPAAPPVRFDTKIAVLLREDLETWQRLNVTAFLVSGLGPAAPEVIGEPYADADGTGYLPMFRQPVLVFEGTKENLTAAHTRVLSRALPRAVFTRDLFGTGNDRDNRAAVAAVPRDELDLVGLAVYGPRNAVDKVLKGARMHP